A part of Candidatus Bathyarchaeia archaeon genomic DNA contains:
- the acs gene encoding acetate--CoA ligase: MSDFANSHIDKTYRPKEEYLSLHRDSLRNLESFWATIANQLVWHKKWTKVLQWDPPFAQWFVEGTLNASENAIDRHVRSSRRNKAAYLWEGENGERRTITYGELHREVNKFASVLQNLGLRKGDTVAIYMPLVPEFPITLLACSRLGLPFTVVFSGFSANALAERIRDCEAKIVVTADGTYRRGKVLELKTVVDDAVKESPSVKHVLVFRRVGNAVSMRNGRDHWWHDLMAKASDYVAPVHVESTHILYILYTSGTTGKPKGIAHSTGGYLVFAYATQQWVFDAKDEDVYWCTADIGWVTGHTYVVFAPLMHGLTSVMYEGALDYPEPDRWWDIVERYGVTILYTAPTAIRSLMRHGDNLPRQHDLGSLRLLGSVGEPINPAAWQWYFDVIGAGRCPIVDTWWQTETGGIMISPSPRLGLIPLKAGSATLPLPGIEADVVDEKGNSLAPGEKGFLVIRKPWPGMLMTLYKDPERYRQIYWTRFPGLYYPGDYALRDGDGYFWLLGRADEVIKVAGHRLGTKEVEDALVSHPLVAEAAVAGRPDPVKGEAIVAFVTLKKIANPSNALSEELKNHVRKMIGPIATPDAIYFVQLLPKTRSGKIMRRVIKAVAAGGLIGDLSTLEDGASVDEVKQAIEGLQLTRGSV, encoded by the coding sequence ATGTCAGACTTCGCCAACTCACACATCGACAAGACTTATCGGCCGAAGGAAGAATATCTCTCCCTTCACAGAGATTCTCTACGAAACTTAGAATCATTCTGGGCCACCATTGCCAATCAACTTGTTTGGCATAAAAAATGGACCAAAGTTCTGCAATGGGATCCACCGTTCGCCCAATGGTTCGTCGAAGGAACTCTAAACGCCTCCGAAAATGCGATAGACAGGCATGTGAGATCATCGCGTAGGAACAAGGCGGCCTATCTTTGGGAGGGCGAAAATGGAGAGCGTCGGACAATTACCTATGGCGAGCTCCATCGCGAGGTGAACAAGTTCGCCAGTGTCCTTCAGAACCTCGGTCTCCGGAAGGGCGATACCGTGGCGATCTACATGCCTTTGGTTCCAGAGTTCCCGATTACCTTGCTCGCGTGTTCCAGACTCGGCTTGCCGTTCACCGTCGTCTTCTCAGGGTTCAGCGCGAATGCACTCGCGGAACGTATCCGAGATTGCGAAGCCAAAATCGTCGTCACAGCTGACGGAACCTATCGAAGAGGGAAAGTCTTGGAGTTGAAGACTGTCGTTGATGACGCGGTGAAGGAGTCTCCCAGCGTGAAGCACGTATTGGTCTTCCGTCGGGTTGGAAATGCAGTATCGATGAGAAATGGTCGCGACCACTGGTGGCATGATCTAATGGCGAAGGCTTCTGACTATGTTGCGCCGGTGCATGTTGAGTCGACCCATATTCTCTACATTCTCTACACATCGGGGACGACAGGTAAGCCCAAGGGTATTGCTCACAGTACCGGGGGCTATCTAGTGTTCGCGTATGCGACCCAACAATGGGTGTTTGATGCAAAAGATGAGGATGTTTACTGGTGCACCGCTGACATAGGATGGGTCACAGGACATACCTATGTTGTGTTCGCACCGCTAATGCACGGACTCACTTCAGTAATGTACGAAGGTGCTCTGGACTATCCGGAGCCCGATAGATGGTGGGACATCGTGGAGCGTTATGGTGTTACGATTCTCTACACAGCACCAACAGCGATCCGCTCGCTAATGCGCCATGGAGACAATCTCCCAAGACAACACGATCTTGGCAGCTTACGGTTGCTAGGATCAGTCGGTGAACCGATCAATCCCGCAGCGTGGCAATGGTACTTTGATGTGATAGGAGCGGGGCGATGTCCTATCGTTGATACTTGGTGGCAGACAGAAACTGGTGGGATCATGATCTCACCCAGCCCTAGACTCGGTCTGATCCCATTGAAAGCGGGCTCGGCCACACTTCCCCTACCCGGAATAGAGGCGGATGTCGTCGACGAGAAGGGCAACAGCCTTGCCCCTGGCGAGAAGGGGTTCCTTGTCATCAGAAAACCCTGGCCAGGGATGCTCATGACACTCTACAAGGACCCAGAACGGTATCGACAGATCTACTGGACCCGGTTCCCAGGGCTCTATTATCCCGGAGATTATGCGCTCCGCGACGGAGACGGCTACTTCTGGCTGCTGGGTAGAGCTGATGAAGTGATCAAAGTTGCAGGTCACCGTCTTGGAACAAAAGAGGTCGAAGACGCACTCGTTAGTCATCCCTTAGTGGCCGAGGCCGCTGTTGCAGGAAGACCAGACCCAGTTAAAGGCGAGGCCATTGTTGCGTTTGTCACTTTGAAGAAGATCGCCAATCCTTCCAACGCGCTCTCTGAGGAGTTGAAAAACCACGTTCGGAAAATGATTGGGCCTATTGCAACGCCAGATGCAATCTACTTTGTCCAACTACTCCCAAAAACAAGGAGCGGGAAGATAATGCGACGCGTCATCAAAGCAGTTGCAGCTGGAGGCTTGATCGGCGATCTCTCAACACTCGAAGATGGGGCCTCGGTAGACGAGGTCAAGCAGGCGATCGAGGGGCTTCAACTGACGAGAGGGAGCGTCTAA